In the genome of Calothrix sp. PCC 6303, the window CGAACCATGCGGGTACAAGCTTGATGGAAATCTCGCAGCGATCGCCCCTGAACTGTTTTCCAGGGTTTATAACCAAAACGAACACATTTGGCTAAAACCCCATTGGTACAAGCAAAGGTAATACGACCATTCTCATGGTGTTTACCTGTTTCGTCCCAATATCCCGAAAGGGGAATTGCTTTAGCAACATTGTGGCGATCTGGTTGGCAATAATTTTGCCACTGTTCGGAGACCCGATCGCGGTAAAGAATGGTGTAGAGATAAATCTCTCGTTCGGGATCTTGACGATCTAAGTCAACATGAGCGATTTTGAGTTTGAGCGATCGCCCACCTTCAACAACCGTTAGTTCGGTTCCGGCTACGTCCTGTCCCTCGATCGCCAGATCCTCCACCCCGCGCTCCCAATTCAGGTTTTTCTGGACTTGAATGGATGCAACAATCATCAGGAGACAGCCAGCTGCCAAAAGCAAGGAAACAGACATTTTTTGTGTAAATCTCATAGCAAACTTCATGGTAGTTATGGGAGGTGGCAGTCTTCAATCAATCGTGAATACCACCACCTCCAGACCCTTCTCCTTCCTGGAGCCAGAAGCCTCCAATTAGTTTCAGATTGTTGTAGGGAAGTTATTGCGGATCGAAATCCGTCAATCGCTTCTTTTAATCTTGAGCGCAAGTTGACCACCTTCTAAATGGATTTTTGCGATGGGCTTTTGGTTAAGGGTAGCGGTTACCGAGGTCGGTGAGGTTAATCCAAACCTTTTAAAGTGGACTCCG includes:
- a CDS encoding ADYC domain-containing protein, whose amino-acid sequence is MRFTQKMSVSLLLAAGCLLMIVASIQVQKNLNWERGVEDLAIEGQDVAGTELTVVEGGRSLKLKIAHVDLDRQDPEREIYLYTILYRDRVSEQWQNYCQPDRHNVAKAIPLSGYWDETGKHHENGRITFACTNGVLAKCVRFGYKPWKTVQGRSLRDFHQACTRMVRADYCGNGRAHTRDGTAIDIYDRLRIQTRTPQSGMILEAAWSPDGAVFINRTRWPESLAQIEKECPERLKSPVSKAITPTAIQQQLSEVLLVNDSLDLLRKSPPQKI